Proteins encoded together in one Candidatus Xianfuyuplasma coldseepsis window:
- a CDS encoding bifunctional riboflavin kinase/FAD synthetase, with product MEVITLNGIKIKSNTVAAIGFFDGVHLAHKQLIETAIHIGKEHNLHTAIITFDIHPKSILYGLDYFYITPLERKLEIFKTFDIDTIYVVEFTKEKAVLKPHEFIDTYLQNIHTLVCGFDFKFGVRGSGNVKTLQEHDDFETIIVDEITYGGYKVGSTHIRDLINSGHVDQVYDVLGDYYSVRGKVVHGAKKGRMIGYPTANIDTGEYLVPKNGVYATMTKVKDRWYQSMSSIGHNPTLNCRVDVSVESNIFDFDEEIYGEVIEIKFIKRLRDELKFNSVEALIAKIDQDKLDTLDIFKDFK from the coding sequence ATGGAAGTAATCACATTAAACGGCATCAAAATCAAATCCAACACCGTTGCCGCAATCGGGTTTTTTGATGGTGTTCACTTGGCCCACAAGCAATTGATTGAAACCGCGATTCATATTGGTAAAGAACACAATCTTCATACCGCAATCATCACGTTTGATATCCATCCCAAAAGTATATTATATGGGTTGGATTACTTCTACATTACTCCTCTCGAACGAAAACTTGAAATCTTTAAAACATTTGATATTGATACGATTTATGTCGTTGAGTTTACCAAAGAAAAAGCCGTCCTCAAACCGCACGAATTCATTGATACGTATCTCCAAAACATTCATACACTGGTCTGTGGATTTGACTTTAAATTCGGAGTTCGCGGGAGTGGGAATGTCAAAACCTTACAAGAACACGATGATTTTGAAACCATTATCGTCGATGAAATCACCTATGGTGGCTATAAAGTTGGTTCAACCCACATCCGCGATTTAATTAACTCCGGACATGTCGATCAAGTATATGATGTCCTTGGTGATTATTATTCGGTTCGTGGTAAAGTTGTTCATGGTGCTAAAAAAGGACGAATGATTGGGTACCCAACTGCCAATATTGATACCGGTGAATACTTGGTTCCCAAAAATGGTGTCTATGCGACAATGACCAAAGTAAAAGACCGATGGTATCAATCAATGAGTAGTATCGGCCATAATCCAACACTAAACTGTCGTGTAGATGTTAGTGTCGAATCCAATATCTTCGATTTTGATGAAGAAATCTATGGTGAAGTGATTGAAATTAAGTTCATTAAGCGACTGCGTGATGAGTTGAAATTTAACTCTGTTGAAGCCCTTATCGCCAAAATTGATCAAGATAAACTCGATACCCTCGACATATTCAAAGATTTCAAATAA
- the truB gene encoding tRNA pseudouridine(55) synthase TruB, whose amino-acid sequence MNGILLVNKPQGMTSHDVVNIVRRLYHTKKVGHTGTLDPDATGLLILGINDGTKIIKFFNQDEKTYQARIAIGSSTTTLDKTGTVIATKEVTSLEGVDDVLESFKGNYHQTPPMYSAIKYNGKRLYEYAREGITIEDRPSRDVKIIDIKRISDILYKNNHAYFDYLVYGTKGLYVRTLSYDIGAKLGYPAHNYELHRIQAGPFHIKDSYTLDDLKNDIPTPIPLGDALSFLPAIMADETIYDDVRHGRALDRIVEGPVRILDSNSNLLAVYDNHPDKPLLKAINVFIKE is encoded by the coding sequence ATGAATGGAATCCTATTGGTAAACAAACCGCAGGGAATGACATCCCATGATGTGGTGAATATTGTTCGTAGATTATATCATACCAAAAAAGTCGGTCACACTGGAACATTGGATCCGGATGCGACTGGTTTGCTCATACTTGGGATTAATGATGGGACGAAAATCATCAAGTTCTTTAATCAAGATGAAAAAACCTATCAAGCTCGCATTGCCATCGGTTCCAGCACAACAACCCTAGATAAAACAGGAACCGTAATTGCGACCAAAGAAGTGACATCATTAGAAGGTGTTGATGATGTTTTAGAATCCTTTAAAGGCAACTATCATCAAACACCACCAATGTACTCCGCCATCAAATATAACGGTAAACGATTATATGAATATGCTCGCGAGGGAATCACAATTGAGGATCGTCCCTCACGAGACGTGAAAATCATTGACATCAAGCGGATATCTGATATTCTATACAAGAACAATCATGCCTATTTTGATTATCTCGTGTATGGTACAAAAGGATTATATGTCCGTACCCTATCCTATGATATTGGTGCGAAATTGGGGTATCCGGCTCATAATTACGAATTACACCGGATTCAAGCGGGACCATTCCATATTAAAGATAGCTATACCTTGGACGATTTAAAAAACGATATCCCAACGCCCATCCCACTTGGGGATGCCTTATCGTTTCTGCCAGCGATAATGGCTGATGAGACAATCTATGACGATGTCCGACATGGTCGAGCATTGGATCGAATAGTAGAAGGTCCAGTGCGGATTCTCGATTCGAATAGCAACCTACTTGCGGTTTATGATAACCATCCTGATAAACCGTTATTAAAAGCTATAAATGTATTTATAAAGGAATGA
- the trxA gene encoding thioredoxin: protein MPLVYATADDFKDKIAKGRVVVDFYADWCAPCRMIGPVLEQIARENEDILVVKVNVDENQSLAVEYGIRGIPALLVFNDAKQVASRAGFMPKDALVDWIKSA, encoded by the coding sequence ATGCCATTAGTATATGCAACAGCAGATGATTTTAAAGATAAAATTGCCAAAGGTCGCGTTGTCGTGGACTTCTACGCTGATTGGTGTGCACCATGCCGGATGATCGGTCCAGTGTTAGAACAAATTGCTCGTGAAAACGAAGACATTTTGGTTGTGAAAGTAAACGTTGATGAAAACCAATCATTGGCCGTCGAATACGGCATTCGTGGTATCCCTGCATTGCTTGTATTTAACGATGCGAAACAAGTCGCATCACGCGCTGGCTTCATGCCAAAAGATGCACTAGTTGATTGGATTAAAAGCGCATAA
- a CDS encoding endonuclease MutS2, whose protein sequence is MHFHTTSLEFDKILTMVASYAHTLQGKELVAAITPTNDPLLIGRLLNETNQALDIINRYQEMPFGGIRDVSDILYRAKIHSILRPTHFLDVIGLIEATTNAVRFFKQVTEHEIDCDYLAPYYDELAPTPRLKQQIEQVITIDGYIHDNASSALLKIRNKIQRNEQKINERLQHILHSQKNKLAEALITIRNNRYVVPVKLSEKNNFDGSVVDYSKSGETAYIEPKVVAEINNEINLLKLEEEREVERILHELTLLVGDQYGPLSNNFFLLTTFDVIFAKAKFALAYDCSMPDITEDTIDLRHARHPLINQDDVVANTITYQPDERIIIITGPNTGGKTVTLKTMGLLSLMNQSGLLIPVEHGSKTIIFENIFADIGDEQSIEQSLSTFSSHMTRIIDIINNLSVGSLILLDELGSGTDPKEGASLAISLLDYIRIRGVYVIATTHYPELKAYAYDKEEIINASVEFDVESLQPTYRLLLGTPGKSNALLISERLGLHEKIIEAAKANVLTSQSEVSDLINKLEHKGAQLDKRITEYEALIAENKKLVKHNEQLQIDLMKEKQKYNRKISVEQSQILQDTKEHALNLIKEIEALKEKANIKDHEIAELKYKTKQLNLDQELESSTKEHTYQPGDIVNVLKFNRTGELIKKQNNNQWIVKMGVLSSTFDEDDIEFIERKVIEEPQSKIIKSVKKRVSPELDLRGMRYEEAKHALDQYIDDCLVSNMPFATIIHGYGTLTLRKLVKKYLDSSKHIKSHRDGEGNEGGNGVTIVNFK, encoded by the coding sequence ATGCATTTTCATACAACCTCGCTTGAGTTCGACAAAATCCTGACAATGGTCGCGTCCTATGCCCATACGTTGCAGGGAAAAGAACTTGTCGCGGCAATTACACCAACAAACGATCCATTACTAATCGGTCGTTTACTGAACGAAACCAATCAAGCACTGGACATTATCAATCGCTACCAAGAGATGCCTTTTGGTGGGATTCGCGATGTCAGTGATATTTTGTATCGAGCAAAAATCCATTCGATTTTACGTCCGACGCACTTTTTAGACGTGATTGGATTAATCGAAGCGACAACAAACGCGGTTCGCTTCTTTAAACAAGTCACAGAACACGAGATTGATTGTGATTACTTAGCTCCGTATTATGATGAACTTGCCCCCACTCCCAGATTAAAGCAACAAATTGAGCAAGTGATTACGATTGATGGGTATATTCATGACAATGCATCGAGTGCTTTGTTAAAAATTCGGAATAAAATTCAACGCAATGAACAAAAAATCAATGAACGGTTACAACACATCCTCCACAGCCAAAAGAATAAGCTAGCAGAAGCGTTAATCACGATTCGCAACAATCGATACGTTGTTCCCGTAAAACTCAGCGAGAAGAACAATTTTGACGGTTCAGTCGTCGATTATTCCAAAAGTGGGGAGACGGCATACATCGAACCGAAGGTTGTTGCCGAAATCAATAATGAGATCAATTTATTGAAACTGGAAGAAGAACGCGAAGTCGAACGGATATTGCATGAACTGACGTTACTTGTCGGTGATCAGTATGGTCCGTTATCCAATAACTTTTTCTTGTTAACAACCTTTGATGTGATTTTTGCGAAAGCAAAATTTGCATTAGCGTATGACTGTTCGATGCCAGATATCACGGAAGACACGATTGATTTGCGTCATGCACGCCATCCGTTAATTAATCAAGACGACGTTGTAGCCAATACAATTACATATCAACCAGATGAACGCATCATCATCATTACTGGTCCCAATACCGGTGGTAAAACCGTTACCCTAAAAACGATGGGATTATTATCGCTCATGAATCAAAGTGGACTATTAATTCCAGTGGAACATGGTAGTAAAACCATTATCTTTGAAAATATCTTTGCCGATATCGGCGATGAACAAAGCATCGAGCAATCGCTATCAACCTTTAGTTCTCATATGACCCGTATCATCGATATCATCAACAACCTCTCCGTTGGATCCTTAATCTTACTCGATGAACTTGGAAGTGGAACCGATCCTAAAGAAGGGGCAAGTTTAGCAATTAGTTTGCTCGATTATATACGGATTCGTGGCGTATATGTCATTGCGACAACCCATTACCCCGAACTAAAGGCATATGCCTATGATAAAGAAGAAATTATCAATGCATCGGTTGAGTTTGATGTCGAGTCCTTGCAACCCACCTATCGCCTTTTACTCGGAACACCAGGTAAATCAAATGCATTATTAATCAGTGAACGTCTCGGCCTCCATGAAAAAATTATTGAAGCTGCCAAAGCAAACGTATTAACTTCGCAGTCTGAAGTAAGTGACTTGATTAACAAGCTGGAACACAAAGGGGCACAGTTGGATAAACGAATTACGGAGTATGAAGCATTAATCGCTGAAAATAAAAAACTGGTCAAACACAACGAGCAGTTACAGATTGACCTAATGAAGGAAAAACAGAAGTACAATCGGAAAATATCAGTAGAACAAAGTCAAATATTACAAGACACAAAAGAGCATGCGCTTAACCTTATCAAAGAGATTGAAGCATTGAAAGAAAAAGCGAACATTAAAGACCATGAAATTGCCGAATTAAAATACAAGACAAAGCAGTTGAATCTTGATCAAGAGTTGGAATCCAGCACCAAAGAACATACCTATCAACCAGGTGATATTGTGAATGTTCTCAAGTTTAATCGTACGGGGGAACTGATTAAAAAGCAAAACAACAACCAATGGATTGTGAAGATGGGCGTGCTTAGTTCAACGTTTGACGAAGATGATATCGAGTTCATCGAACGGAAAGTTATCGAAGAACCGCAATCTAAAATCATTAAGTCCGTGAAAAAACGCGTGTCCCCTGAGTTGGATTTACGGGGTATGCGATACGAAGAAGCGAAACACGCACTCGATCAATATATTGATGATTGTCTCGTCTCGAATATGCCATTTGCAACGATCATCCATGGCTATGGAACCCTCACCTTACGTAAGCTTGTGAAGAAATATCTAGATAGCAGCAAACACATTAAGAGTCATCGTGATGGTGAAGGCAACGAAGGTGGCAATGGTGTAACCATCGTCAATTTCAAATAA
- the rnhC gene encoding ribonuclease HIII, whose amino-acid sequence MSFVLALDDQQAQKIMIFYRDYQQDNPNEHVRFFAQTTVVTITLYHSGKLVFQGDDAKAEYDMWVQILQITDTQPQPQPKKPLRASYNDYYYSSIGSDEVGKGDVFGPIVVCAAFLPKNKMDYIKGLGIKDSKQLSDERIRYIGRELINSIPYSVLTLHNEKYNELVRSGFNINKMMAYLHNRAILNVLKKINGSPEVITDQFVPEHLYYRYLHDERNVYKNVTFLTKAESHYASVAIASIIARYAFLRQFDELSKESGFTLLKGAGKQVDEVLADIIEQKGEGFLSSYAKMNYKNIERAREMAKSSD is encoded by the coding sequence ATGAGCTTTGTATTAGCACTCGATGATCAACAAGCCCAGAAAATCATGATTTTTTACCGTGATTATCAGCAAGATAACCCAAACGAACATGTTCGTTTTTTTGCGCAGACTACAGTTGTCACAATCACCTTATACCATTCTGGCAAGCTGGTGTTCCAGGGGGATGACGCGAAAGCGGAGTATGATATGTGGGTCCAGATTTTACAGATTACCGATACGCAACCACAACCACAACCCAAGAAACCGTTGCGCGCATCCTACAATGATTATTACTACAGTTCAATTGGAAGCGACGAAGTGGGTAAAGGCGATGTCTTTGGACCGATTGTCGTTTGTGCGGCATTCTTACCCAAAAACAAAATGGATTATATCAAGGGACTTGGAATCAAAGATTCGAAGCAATTATCGGATGAACGGATTCGCTATATAGGCCGTGAGTTAATCAACTCGATTCCTTACAGTGTCTTAACCCTTCATAATGAAAAGTATAACGAACTCGTCCGTAGTGGCTTTAATATCAATAAAATGATGGCGTATCTTCATAACCGAGCAATTCTTAATGTTCTTAAAAAAATTAATGGTTCCCCCGAAGTCATCACCGATCAGTTTGTTCCAGAGCACCTCTACTATCGCTATTTACATGACGAACGTAACGTCTATAAAAATGTGACCTTTCTTACCAAAGCGGAATCACACTATGCGTCTGTTGCCATCGCATCGATCATTGCACGCTATGCCTTTTTACGTCAGTTTGATGAGCTCTCAAAAGAATCTGGATTCACCTTATTAAAAGGTGCTGGAAAACAGGTTGACGAAGTTCTTGCGGACATTATTGAGCAAAAAGGCGAAGGCTTTTTATCCAGTTATGCAAAAATGAATTATAAGAATATCGAACGTGCACGTGAAATGGCAAAAAGTAGCGATTGA
- a CDS encoding ferritin translates to MNKKLADAINTQLNYEIESAHVYLAMQGYVATLGLEGFENWLGIQYQEELAHAKKFIMFMNERGARVEIRGFENPRNDFESLLEVFEVSLKHEKGVTDRINNLMKIAHELNDYASISFLQWFVDEQVEEEDNFQKLIDKIKMVSDGGGLYHLDKDLATRVFVDPNAQQ, encoded by the coding sequence ATGAATAAAAAATTAGCAGATGCAATTAACACCCAATTAAATTATGAAATCGAAAGTGCACACGTATATCTTGCAATGCAAGGATATGTTGCAACCCTCGGATTAGAAGGCTTTGAAAACTGGTTAGGGATTCAATATCAAGAAGAGTTAGCCCACGCCAAAAAGTTTATCATGTTTATGAATGAACGCGGGGCTCGCGTCGAGATTCGCGGATTTGAAAATCCTCGCAATGACTTTGAATCATTATTAGAAGTCTTTGAAGTATCATTAAAACATGAAAAAGGCGTTACAGATCGGATCAATAATCTGATGAAAATCGCTCATGAATTAAATGATTATGCTTCCATTAGCTTCTTGCAATGGTTTGTTGATGAACAAGTTGAGGAAGAAGACAACTTCCAAAAACTAATTGATAAAATCAAAATGGTATCCGATGGTGGTGGCTTATACCACTTGGATAAAGACTTAGCTACAAGAGTGTTTGTCGATCCAAACGCCCAACAATAA
- a CDS encoding iron-containing alcohol dehydrogenase yields the protein MNNFTFHNPVRVYFGDDKLQELPDLVKEFGSKVLLVYGKSSIKRMGLYDKVVDLLQSNNIDIVELSGIDPNPRIESVREGGELCKKHDIDLVLAVGGGSVIDAAKGIASAALYDGDPWDFYSYKVQSEGALPIGTILTLSATGSEMNRGSVVTNLKTKQKHGWGSPYTYPKFSILDPRNTFTVNQHQTGCGIVDSLTHVYEFYFSKNDNYLNNRICEAIMKTVIHYGPQAIDNPENYEARANLMFGSTLALNGLTGFSNTWDGFNHTTEHVLSAYYDIAHADGLAILGPHWMNYILDESNVQKFKEFAINVWEVEDRGTDMEIAKRGIQAVFDFYQSIHMPTQLSNVNIDDKEFDEIASYATRYGESVGRFKELSKDDVLQILINAK from the coding sequence ATGAACAATTTTACATTTCATAACCCTGTCCGCGTCTATTTTGGCGATGACAAACTACAAGAATTACCTGATTTAGTTAAGGAATTTGGATCTAAAGTACTATTAGTCTATGGAAAATCCAGTATTAAACGAATGGGTCTATATGACAAGGTTGTTGATTTATTACAATCCAACAACATCGACATCGTTGAACTGAGTGGGATTGATCCCAATCCTCGGATTGAATCGGTTCGTGAAGGTGGAGAACTCTGTAAGAAGCACGATATTGATCTCGTTTTAGCCGTTGGTGGCGGAAGTGTCATTGATGCCGCTAAAGGAATTGCATCCGCAGCACTCTACGATGGCGACCCTTGGGATTTTTATTCCTATAAAGTCCAATCCGAAGGAGCGCTACCGATTGGAACCATCCTTACCTTAAGTGCCACCGGTAGTGAAATGAACCGGGGAAGTGTCGTAACGAATCTGAAAACCAAGCAAAAACACGGATGGGGAAGTCCTTATACCTATCCCAAGTTTTCGATTTTAGATCCACGCAACACCTTTACTGTTAATCAACATCAAACCGGGTGTGGGATTGTCGATTCGTTAACGCATGTCTATGAGTTTTATTTCAGTAAAAATGACAATTACCTAAATAATCGCATTTGTGAGGCAATCATGAAAACCGTTATTCATTATGGTCCACAAGCAATAGACAATCCTGAAAACTATGAAGCACGAGCAAACTTGATGTTTGGTAGTACATTAGCCCTAAATGGTTTAACGGGCTTCAGTAATACGTGGGATGGCTTCAATCATACAACCGAGCATGTCCTAAGTGCTTATTATGATATTGCTCATGCCGATGGTCTGGCAATACTTGGTCCTCATTGGATGAACTATATTCTAGATGAGTCCAATGTTCAAAAGTTTAAAGAGTTTGCCATTAATGTATGGGAAGTAGAAGATAGGGGCACCGATATGGAGATTGCCAAACGGGGAATCCAGGCGGTATTTGATTTCTACCAATCGATTCATATGCCTACACAGTTATCCAATGTTAACATCGATGACAAAGAATTTGATGAAATTGCCTCCTATGCAACACGATACGGAGAATCCGTAGGACGATTCAAAGAACTATCCAAAGACGATGTCTTACAAATTCTTATTAATGCAAAATAA
- a CDS encoding YolD-like family protein — protein sequence MHDYVYHDRKMMKWMPFNALLEQGEYIRDLLEGREWIDMPTLSPDQEAELNYSLEQAYILHQDVTVTYYEQHKLHTVTGRITRIDVYNKFVFIGDASLTAHQITAIDIL from the coding sequence ATGCATGATTATGTCTATCACGACCGGAAGATGATGAAGTGGATGCCGTTTAACGCCTTACTTGAACAAGGTGAATACATTCGTGATTTACTAGAGGGACGCGAGTGGATTGATATGCCAACACTGAGTCCTGATCAAGAAGCAGAATTGAATTATTCCCTTGAGCAAGCCTATATCCTCCATCAAGATGTCACTGTCACCTATTATGAACAACACAAGCTTCACACGGTAACAGGACGGATTACCCGGATTGATGTATACAATAAATTCGTCTTTATTGGGGATGCATCACTCACCGCCCATCAAATTACCGCGATCGATATTCTTTAA
- a CDS encoding DNA polymerase thumb domain-containing protein: MDQYRLYRNILCIDLKSFYASVECALRGLNPFTTPLVVADKSRSTGSVVLAVTPFLKRRGVKSRCRVFELPDDPRIIFAKPRMNKYLEVSTKIIEIYLKYVSFEDIHIYSVDEVFLDLTTYLTYYQKSDEEMAAIILKDIMDTTQIPATCGIGPNMLLSKIALDIESKKSPTFIAKWSYDDVPTKLWPISPLSEMWGIGRNMERNLNRLGLYSIGDIAHYPLEKLQRYFGIMGEELYHHAHGIDMSIINEKLVYKPVSKSVGHGQTLYHDYSGEEVTQIILEMTDDVVKRLRHGNKKAYTVNLGISYSRDTGGGGFNRQITLPFPTVNEAEVYNSCMMLFDEFYDGVSPIRKVTVRLSNLVEEYYIQLNLFKDMNQVIKDHKLHSSLDNIQFRYGKSAVLRASSLTENSTVKERTKMVGGHNA, from the coding sequence ATGGACCAGTATCGACTCTATCGCAATATTCTTTGCATTGATTTAAAAAGCTTCTACGCATCCGTAGAATGCGCTTTACGTGGTCTTAATCCATTTACTACACCTCTTGTTGTTGCTGATAAATCACGCAGTACCGGAAGTGTTGTTTTGGCGGTTACACCATTCTTAAAACGACGTGGTGTAAAATCGCGTTGTCGTGTCTTTGAATTACCCGATGATCCGCGGATTATCTTTGCTAAACCACGAATGAACAAGTATTTGGAAGTGTCGACAAAGATTATTGAGATCTACTTAAAATACGTCTCGTTTGAAGACATTCATATCTATAGTGTTGATGAAGTCTTTTTAGACTTGACCACGTATCTTACTTATTATCAAAAAAGCGATGAAGAAATGGCGGCAATCATCCTAAAGGACATTATGGATACCACACAAATACCGGCTACTTGTGGGATTGGACCCAATATGTTGCTCAGTAAAATTGCACTTGATATTGAGAGTAAAAAGTCACCGACTTTCATCGCCAAATGGTCGTATGATGACGTCCCGACAAAACTGTGGCCAATCAGTCCGCTTTCGGAGATGTGGGGGATTGGACGAAACATGGAGCGCAATCTCAATCGCTTAGGACTCTATAGTATCGGTGACATTGCCCATTACCCACTAGAGAAGTTGCAACGCTATTTCGGCATTATGGGTGAAGAACTCTATCATCACGCCCATGGGATTGATATGTCCATTATCAATGAGAAACTCGTTTATAAACCCGTTTCCAAAAGTGTTGGCCACGGCCAAACGCTCTATCATGATTATTCGGGTGAAGAAGTCACGCAAATCATCTTGGAGATGACCGATGATGTCGTTAAACGACTACGTCATGGAAATAAAAAAGCCTATACTGTCAATCTCGGAATTTCCTATTCCAGAGATACCGGTGGTGGCGGCTTTAATCGTCAAATTACGTTACCGTTTCCAACGGTAAACGAAGCGGAAGTCTATAATTCCTGTATGATGTTATTTGATGAGTTTTATGATGGCGTATCGCCAATACGAAAAGTAACGGTACGATTATCAAACTTAGTCGAAGAATACTATATTCAACTCAATTTATTTAAAGACATGAATCAAGTGATTAAGGATCACAAACTCCATTCATCGCTCGATAACATTCAATTCCGCTATGGAAAAAGTGCCGTATTACGAGCTTCAAGTTTAACCGAGAATTCAACAGTAAAAGAACGAACCAAGATGGTAGGTGGACACAATGCATGA
- a CDS encoding zinc dependent phospholipase C family protein translates to MADVYMHSRLTEDVMKQLETTNVDRQIAFLGAQNSDPMYYATWHKSAKEYRMYADRMHDTDTQGLMIHMTEYVKKHYTKEAYSFLFGYICHYALDVKIHPYVYHRVGVYKRTKPETYQYRGLHLKFERSIDALLMEQEQNKSSRWMNVTRYYFPLKRPPQEVLELMKSTLKHQFDIDYGDRVYQQSVQYMYRVLKYMVTDRFGIKKQLYKFIDLFNKKADLFMADLSLFHHVEDYDFHNKNHATWYHPVTNEPSTKDVYQLYDEAVEFAVTCIQQVNQYLTGQEIDLKMVFTNLSLNSGIDCDRSYPFQYFQSYRPKNNS, encoded by the coding sequence ATGGCAGATGTCTATATGCATTCTCGTTTAACCGAGGATGTAATGAAGCAGCTTGAGACAACGAACGTTGATCGACAAATCGCATTCTTGGGGGCGCAAAACAGTGACCCCATGTACTATGCGACATGGCACAAATCTGCAAAGGAATATCGCATGTATGCGGATCGGATGCACGATACCGACACCCAAGGACTAATGATTCATATGACGGAGTATGTAAAAAAACATTACACCAAAGAAGCGTACAGTTTTTTATTTGGCTATATTTGCCATTACGCCCTTGATGTGAAGATTCATCCCTACGTATATCATCGTGTCGGCGTCTACAAACGTACCAAGCCTGAAACGTATCAATACCGTGGCCTTCATTTAAAGTTTGAACGCTCAATTGACGCCTTACTAATGGAACAGGAGCAAAATAAGTCCTCGCGATGGATGAATGTAACGCGGTATTATTTTCCGCTAAAACGCCCACCACAAGAAGTGCTAGAGTTAATGAAATCAACACTGAAACATCAATTTGATATTGATTATGGGGACCGCGTATATCAACAATCGGTACAGTACATGTACCGTGTCTTAAAATATATGGTAACCGATCGCTTTGGCATCAAGAAGCAGTTATATAAATTCATTGATTTGTTCAATAAAAAAGCCGATTTATTCATGGCCGATTTATCCTTGTTTCATCATGTGGAGGATTATGACTTTCACAACAAAAACCACGCAACGTGGTATCATCCCGTGACCAATGAGCCATCCACAAAAGATGTGTATCAGCTTTATGATGAGGCCGTTGAATTTGCGGTAACATGTATTCAACAAGTAAATCAATACCTTACAGGACAAGAAATTGACCTCAAAATGGTATTTACCAACTTATCACTCAATTCAGGTATCGATTGTGACCGTTCTTACCCCTTTCAATATTTTCAATCCTATCGACCAAAAAACAACTCGTAA
- a CDS encoding RluA family pseudouridine synthase has protein sequence METIIVKADQRLDRIDKYLADLLQDSRSTIQVMIKEEYILVNDEVVKTNYKVKEGDVITIEPMEEEEIDVTPENLPLEIVYQDDDVIVVNKSDDMVVHPGAGNYSGTMVNALLYHIPDFKAIKGEIRPGIVHRIDKETSGLLMVAKTPKALEHLSKQLQEKTVTRTYVALVDGVIPHNLGRIDAPIGRDPKNRQKMAVVEHGKPAVTNFNVVQRFAAHTLIECHLETGRTHQIRVHMNYINFPIVGDPKYGLRKTDTTHGQFLHAKTLGFIHPVTNEYMEFTSELPEYFTAFLEELE, from the coding sequence ATGGAAACAATCATCGTCAAAGCCGACCAACGACTCGACCGAATAGATAAATATTTGGCGGATCTTTTACAAGATTCGAGAAGTACGATTCAAGTGATGATTAAAGAGGAGTATATTCTTGTAAATGATGAGGTTGTTAAGACAAACTACAAAGTCAAAGAAGGCGACGTCATTACTATTGAACCGATGGAAGAGGAAGAAATTGATGTCACACCAGAAAATCTTCCCCTTGAAATTGTCTATCAAGATGACGACGTCATTGTTGTGAATAAATCCGATGATATGGTTGTTCATCCAGGTGCTGGAAACTACTCAGGAACGATGGTGAATGCACTCTTATATCATATTCCTGATTTCAAAGCCATTAAAGGCGAAATACGACCCGGTATTGTTCATCGTATCGACAAAGAAACCAGTGGGTTGTTGATGGTTGCTAAAACCCCAAAAGCCTTGGAACACTTATCAAAACAATTACAGGAAAAAACCGTTACACGAACCTATGTTGCACTTGTGGATGGTGTGATTCCACATAACCTAGGTCGAATTGATGCTCCCATTGGCCGCGATCCGAAGAATCGGCAAAAGATGGCTGTTGTTGAACATGGAAAACCTGCGGTAACGAATTTCAATGTCGTGCAGCGTTTCGCGGCGCATACGTTAATTGAATGCCATTTAGAAACAGGACGTACCCATCAAATCCGGGTTCATATGAATTATATTAACTTCCCGATTGTCGGTGATCCCAAATATGGATTACGAAAAACCGATACCACTCACGGTCAGTTTTTACATGCAAAAACACTGGGATTCATTCATCCGGTAACCAACGAATACATGGAATTTACAAGTGAACTGCCAGAGTATTTTACGGCCTTCTTAGAGGAGTTAGAATAA